A stretch of the Vigna radiata var. radiata cultivar VC1973A chromosome 7, Vradiata_ver6, whole genome shotgun sequence genome encodes the following:
- the LOC106768907 gene encoding F-box/kelch-repeat protein At1g26930, producing the protein MLEGRSCVIPGLFSSSCQADNKWPFMPYLPDLDMKNGKRPSDATCEEESQPRKMNRRAESVDQGERVGVVFEEEEEEQQPYDADDSVQVNQKEEEQMEQEEHEGGDSSDSGSLLPRMNRDSSIACLSRCSRSDYGSLASLNKSFRNTIRSGELYRWRRLKGIVEHWIYFSCALLEWEAYDPIRERWMHLPRMASNECFMCSDKESLAVGTELIVFGRELRSHVIYRYSLLTNSWSSGMRMNGPRCLFGSASLGEIAILAGGCDSEGRILDSAELYNSENQSWEVLPSMNKPRKMCSGVFMDRKFYVIGGIGGKDSKLLTCGEEYNLQTRTWTEIPNMSPGRSATSDMPATAEAPPLVAVVNNELYAADYADMEVKKYDKDTRVWRSIGRLPERVVSMNGWGLAFRACGDKLIVIGGPRTHGEGFIELNSCVPGEGPLQWNLLARKHSGNFVYNCAVMGC; encoded by the coding sequence ATGTTGGAAGGCCGTTCCTGCGTGATTCCGGGGTTGTTTTCCAGTTCTTGTCAGGCAGATAACAAGTGGCCTTTCATGCCATACCTGCCAGACTTGGACATGAAGAATGGCAAACGCCCTAGTGATGCCACTTGTGAAGAAGAATCTCAGCCCAGGAAGATGAACAGGAGAGCGGAATCTGTCGATCAAGGGGAGAGAGTTGGAGTTGtctttgaagaagaagaagaagaacaacaaccGTATGATGCTGATGATTCTGTCCAAGTTAACCAGAAGGAAGAAGAGCAGATGGAGCAGGAAGAGCATGAAGGTGGGGATTCGTCAGATTCGGGTTCTCTTTTGCCGAGAATGAACAGGGACAGCTCAATCGCATGTCTGAGCCGATGTTCGAGGTCCGATTACGGTTCTCTGGCCTCACTGAATAAGAGCTTTCGAAACACAATCAGAAGCGGGGAGCTGTACAGATGGAGGAGGCTGAAAGGCATAGTGGAACACTGGATTTATTTTTCCTGTGCCCTGCTGGAATGGGAGGCCTACGATCCAATTCGTGAAAGGTGGATGCATTTGCCAAGAATGGCTTCGAACGAATGTTTCATGTGTTCGGACAAGGAATCTCTGGCAGTAGGTACCGAGCTTATTGTGTTTGGGAGGGAGCTGAGGTCTCACGTGATATACAGATACAGTCTTTTGACGAACTCATGGTCATCTGGGATGAGGATGAATGGTCCAAGGTGTTTGTTTGGATCTGCGAGCCTCGGGGAGATAGCTATTTTGGCGGGTGGGTGTGATTCGGAGGGTCGTATTCTTGACTCGGCCGAACTGTACAACTCTGAGAATCAAAGCTGGGAAGTTCTCCCTAGCATGAACAAGCCAAGGAAGATGTGTTCTGGGGTATTTATGGATAGAAAGTTTTACGTTATTGGGGGAATTGGTGGAAAAGATTCTAAGCTTCTTACATGTGGTGAGGAATACAACTTACAAACTAGAACATGGACAGAAATTCCTAACATGTCCCCTGGACGCAGTGCTACCTCTGACATGCCTGCAACAGCGGAGGCACCACCTCTGGTTGCGGTTGTAAATAATGAACTTTACGCTGCAGATTATGCTGACATGGAGGTGAAAAAATACGATAAAGATACAAGAGTTTGGCGTAGCATTGGGAGACTGCCTGAACGAGTGGTGTCGATGAATGGTTGGGGTCTTGCATTCAGGGCATGTGGTGATAAGCTAATAGTGATTGGTGGTCCAAGGACTCACGGTGAAGGTTTTATCGAACTAAATTCGTGTGTTCCTGGTGAAGGACCTCTACAGTGGAATCTACTTGCCAGAAAACACTCCGGCAACTTTGTCTATAATTGTGCTGTCATGGGATGCTGA